The nucleotide sequence CAAAATGTCTGATGAACTCTTAATAATGAATTTTAGGATCCTGGAACAACCTATTTTGATATCCTCATTTTCTCTATAGCGATCTTAATCACCAATGGCATATCATACCTGGAAACTAAGCTTTGCACACAgcatctctactataatggaccaatcaaaattatactaggtTTCCATAGAAAAATGTCCCCTGCTGAGAGCCTCAATCATTGTGCATCCAGAAAAAAGCACACAGAAAATTATCTCTGTTAAAATCAAGGGCTAAGAACACCTCTAAGGGCTACTTTGGCAGCTTAGGGGGACTATTACAGGGAAGCAACCCGAGGGGGAGGGATTTTTCTGGACATGCTAATCCCCTCTCTTCCCGGAGGGGAGATTTCACATGCGGGGTTATTTCCCTGTGGCTATTTGGAAGCACGGAGTTGCAGAGAAATAGATTATGTGATGTATTGTATAAATAAAGTTGTCAGATAAAGCATGTATTACATATTTTAGTCCTTCCTGATTGCTCTCGGCTTCTCCGGTGTGCATCTACCATGTCTAGGATTATAGGAAAATCTTGACTGATATAGTATAGAAACATCTTTAAAAAAATACGAAAAAATCAAGAAAATTCAGAAAAGAAAATGATATAACAAGGTCACTACATATCGATGCTCGTATcgtataaataaatataaaatctCATGAATAAGTTTTTTTTACATAAAATACATAGGTATCCAAGTGAAATCAAGTCTTTGCATAGCTACATATAACATAGAAGCCAGAAATGTTCAACAATCATTACAAAACTTGACCACACTTCACTTGTCTCAAGTCATGCATTTCTTCCACCAAAACCTCTGCAAATAACATAAAACGAAAATGGTGAACTCTTGTGACAAATTTGGCTTTTCCCTAACAAGTTTGTACATGAATATATCATATAAGAAAGTAGAAGTTTAAAGAATGAAGCTGCAGCAAGCTAACACATGTAGAAGTAGTTCAGTTCAGACCAACTAGTGgaggcttttcttttcttttatcatACACAAACATGGAATGGAGTGGGAAGTTAGTTACAGGCTACACCAGTCAGCTTTCTTCCAGTGTAATACATGGAGGAAGTGAAACATCTCAACAACACCTTACTACTAACATCTCAACACATTACTACATTATAATAGACCCCAACCATTATAGCTATCATACTTAGCAAATGTACTTAGTAAAAGTTGTAACATACCTTGTTTCTGAATAGCACGAATGAACCCCAAACATCAGATTGCAGTGATACCAACAAGCACCCTGCAAGtaacaaaaccaaaaaaaatgtAAATAACTAGGTACATGACAAGAAGATTGAGTAAAAACAGCTACTGCAGCCACCAAAAGGACAAGTAATCATGTAAATAACTCATGGCAACAAGATCGAATACCACTGCTTTGATGAGCAGCTAGCAGATAAAAAACTGGCTGCATGGTCAAAGCTACTTGTCTTCATCCAAATACATAACTAGCTACATGCTCAATGCTAAGATAAATGAAATACATAACTAGTTGCATGCTCAATGCTACTTGTCTTCATCCAAATACATAACTAGCTGCATGCTCACATACATCAGCCAAAATAATCACCGATGAGTACTGGAGTAGCAAACTAATCTAGTGCTGATTACATAGGGAAGAGACATACCTAACCTATAGTAATTTAGTAGTTAGCGTAAGAAACAGGACAGTAATGAAATCACTATGGATTAACTATATAGAAACAAACACCAAGGCCAGAATGCTTAAAAAATATAGTTTTCCACTTAATTAATAGTCAGATGGCACTGATAATAGAAACTACTAACACACAGACAGATGAGTAGGTCCAGTTTTGTTCCAAAAGAAAATACTTCAATTTATGATAGTTCAATCCATGCATCATAGTGATTACACTAGTGCTTGTGATTTTCTACTGCAATTTGTCAAACAGTGCAAAGCCCGTACAACTCCTAGATCAAGTTAGACACAAAGTTCATGTAGGGAAGGTAGAGAACACCTAGATCTTGCAGTAAGCACTAGTTCCTTTCAGATCGATCAAGAAATCGAGTGTAGTAGTATCTGGTGAGAGCTGGGAGGGGAATGAGTACCTTCTTGGGTCTAGTCAGGGCAGGCGGACGATCGACGACGGGGGCAATCGAGGCAACCGGCGGTAGAGGCGTCGAGGCGACTGAGGTGAGGACGGAGGACGCGACGGAGGCAAGGACAGAGGACGCGACTGAGTCTATGACGGAGGAGGCAACCGAGGCTAGGATGGAAATCGAGGTGGCGGCGACGGCACATGCCAGGTCGAGGTGGCGGCGACTCGCGAGCCTCGCCTCGAGCGGAACGGGGAAGCAGCACCTGAGCGAGGGATGCGAGACGGGGATCGACGCCCGGTGTCATCAGTCCGGGCTCCTTACCCTGTGGAAATCGGGTGGAAGCAGGCCTCGAATCCACGCCCGTTGTACTGCCAAAGAGCACCGTAAAATGGCCTGGGGAGGCTGCCCGACGGTTTTCTGGCCTGTGGAAAACACAAGGATCCCCGCGTGGAATCATGCTGCCAAAGTAGGGCTAACAGTCTTCAAACCCAATCCGATGGTCGATAGTACTTGTTTGATGCCAGGCTTCAAACGCTGCACCCCGCCCCGCGCGCCCTCCGCTGGTACGGCTCCGCCGCGACTCCGTCCATGCGCATCCGCTTTGGTTTGATTCCCACATCCCTCGACCCCATCCCCCTCGCCTCCATACCAGGCCagagccgccgccgccccgcctcGGCCATGCTTTTGGCAAATTGAAGATGAAGTTGTAGGATGGGGCAAGGTGCTGAAGGGTGATAAGATGTGCAGGGCTGGTATTTCCTAGATAATATGAGTCAAAAAATTGCCCTTACATAATGTTCGCTCTTTTATAGACTATAATATAAGGAGATTTTGTCATATATACTGAGGTTGTGCCCATTTAGTTGCTTAGCATAATTGGCCAGAAAAAATGGATATATTGATGTTATTTTTTCAACCAAACCGAATTTCAGAGCATTGCTTAAGCAAAAGATGAGCTGGGTTGATTTCATGTGAGCTCTCTCTTTTCAGTAACATTCATCAGGTGTCTCTCCTACCAACAAATTATGGCAAATACATTTGCACTTTACAGCCGACAGTGGTTTCCTCAGCCTCCCACAAGCATTTTGCTTGGTGGTCGAAGCAAGTTAAGTTGAGCACTAAACCAATTTGGTTTTTCTTGAACTGAGTAGAGAAGCACTAAACCAATTTGGTTTTTCTTGAACTGAGTAGAGAATCCCTTTGTGATCACCACTGCTATGGTTTTATGCATCCTAAGTCAACTATTTGTTCCATTTCAAAAGTAGCTACATAGAAATCTCTTGAGCTTTTGAAACCTAATCACAGACTAATCTAATAATCTATCATTTTGACAATTTCGTTTGAGCCTCTTAGTTGTATTGCCttgttctattttttttttgttcccgtagcaacgcatgggCACTCAACTAGTAGAATACATAAGCGGGGAGAGCTTCGGTGGGCGGCTGGAGTCCATGGCTGGGGCGGGCGTCTCACGGTCCTGCGACGGAGGTCCTGCGAGCTCCCGCGGCGGGCCATGGCGGTCTGCGTGCTCCAGCGGCGGGCGACGCATAGTTTTTTTTAATGGATATCATTTGGGCTTTAATCTCATCAAAGAGAGGAGTCCAACGTTACAAAGAAGGTAGTCATAGCTATTACAGTAACTCACCATACCaactaaaaaaattaaaagaCATCACGAAATAGAGTTCGACATCATTAACAAATCATAATAATATAGATGTCCATTTATAGGTGGCAAAAGAATTGCATAGCTATTGACTCTTAGTTAGGGCAAGCCAAAATAAGTAGCTCCTTCCAATCGAAGCCCCAAAACCAGTACATAACTGGCTAAATAAGAAGTGCAAAAACGGTTTTGATGATCGGAATTTATCAAAGGTGATTTTGTTTCTCGAGAGCTATAAGACCCACAAATTTGTAAAGCACATATCAACAATTAGCAAGAGACCGATGAACTAGCATGGCTTCTTGCAGAAGCACTTGCGGTTGGACAGGCCAAGCTTGCACTCGCCATCGTCAAAGCTCTCCTTCTTGCACACCTCGGCACATTTGTCGCTATTGAGGCAGAAGCCCTTGAACTGGAGACTCTGCGATACACACCGGCTCTCCTCCTTCCCCTTGCTtttttcctcctcctccttcgcttTCAGTTTGTCCTTTAGCAAGGTCTGCTTGACTACTCCCATTTTGGCATCAATGGTTGCCATCTCTGCATGCACCATATTGATCAGTGATCACATTTCATTTGTCCCATTTTGCAGATTTTGCAACGTACAGATTAATCACCAAGAACAGGTCCGTGGTGACCAATCAATCTGCCTGGTACGAGTAAGATTATGGATGGCTAATGAGCAATTAACGCCTGACACCATAAGGCATAAGCTAATCACCTACTGCGGCGAGGAGAAATAAGAAGAGCACCGCTCCGGGAGACACTGCCATCTTTCTCTTGTTTCACCAGGAACGGCTGAACCTACGGGGTGACAATACAAGTGGGCGTGGAGGAATTCTCGTGGATACTGTACATTGATTGGAACACAGGAGCACCGAATTTAATTTATATGAACAGCGTTGGCGTCGAGCTTAGATTAGTCGATGCTTAATTTAGGCAGTAACAAAATAGACATGAGGCAAtctttctcccccccccccctctctaacGTAACTAGGGACGACCTCAACAAAAAAAACATGCCCCTGACCTTAAtagatgatgactttttcatgaAAAGTGCTGGTAGGGTATTTTCAAAGTTAGTAAAATCCCAATGTTttactaaacggtaaacggtctttacacggtcgcccttcgtttagcgtttaggttgtttacacagtgtttaaacgaagttaaacggtctaaacggttttgtacttaaaaaaatacatataattatatatgtgcatgtaaaaaatcaagtattctagcatttatacatatttatccgagtaaaaatccattattttggtatgtatatatatttatgcatatgaaaagaaccaaatatagatatttatgcatgtaacatatcaagtgtacacatttataaatataataaactcaagtatacaaatttatccatacaaaactgaactagatttaccttgtGTTCACCAAAATGGTCGTTTAAACAGTTGTTTAGCCagtttaatgttgtttatctcaGTTCCGTTTAGGCCATTTTTTCTCGTTTTTGACCATTTAAacagtcaaccgtttaatttatgtttaccccctaaacaaaacagttaCCACCATTTACCGCTTACTGGCCGTTTAAACGGCCATTTAacccgtttaggcgaacactgactAAAATTGGCTAAGATATATTTTAGTCGGGACAGTGTTATGAGATGGGCTACTTCGAGTAGCTGGGCCTTGGCCTTGTAAGTAGGCTAGGAGCGATGGCTGGCTTGGAGCATCTTCAAGAGGCTCTCCATATCCTTtctaaatgctaggaatagagattttagtgaaaaattacccTCCAATATCTTATATAAATGGTTAttcaaatatagccatcttctattccgtatttttcgctagccaaaaatagaagatgAGAATGGCTCTTTAGAGTGTGCATAAGATATAGAAGAACTGTTGAAGAatgaaaaaaatatagaaaatgatTATTAtacaaatgactctccaaatgatgatttagagagtgagatttagaaaggctAT is from Miscanthus floridulus cultivar M001 chromosome 7, ASM1932011v1, whole genome shotgun sequence and encodes:
- the LOC136467336 gene encoding defensin-like protein CAL1 — encoded protein: MAVSPGAVLFLFLLAAVEMATIDAKMGVVKQTLLKDKLKAKEEEEKSKGKEESRCVSQSLQFKGFCLNSDKCAEVCKKESFDDGECKLGLSNRKCFCKKPC